One stretch of bacterium BMS3Abin14 DNA includes these proteins:
- a CDS encoding ribonuclease Z, translating into MKARVTVLCENSAVRPMGIIGEHGFAALIERGDEKVLFDTGQGYALLHNARIMGFDLAGVNKVALSHGHYDHTGGLAELLKAGGERDIYAHPGIFVSRYWKGPDGSMKPIGIPFNRDYLEGLGARFRLDKMAQEVADGISTTGEIDRVTPFEGGDTSMFLSPEPGGEVDPLPDDLSLVVEGEAGLIVLLGCAHAGLVNILKHVEKMRPGKKIHAVLGGTHLGFSSEEQMAGTIEAMKGMGVEKVGASHCTGLAGSCRLREAVGDEKFFFAGAGAVLEA; encoded by the coding sequence ATGAAGGCACGGGTAACGGTTCTTTGCGAGAATTCAGCTGTACGGCCCATGGGCATCATTGGAGAGCATGGTTTTGCCGCTCTCATCGAGAGGGGGGATGAGAAGGTTCTCTTCGACACCGGTCAGGGATATGCCCTGCTTCACAATGCGAGGATCATGGGGTTTGACCTCGCAGGGGTTAATAAAGTGGCCCTGAGCCACGGTCACTACGACCACACCGGCGGTCTGGCTGAGCTTCTCAAAGCCGGAGGGGAGCGGGATATCTACGCCCATCCGGGGATATTTGTCTCAAGGTACTGGAAAGGACCGGATGGGTCCATGAAACCCATCGGGATCCCCTTCAACCGGGATTACCTCGAGGGTTTGGGCGCCCGGTTTCGTCTGGACAAGATGGCCCAGGAGGTGGCCGACGGAATATCCACCACGGGCGAGATCGACAGGGTGACCCCCTTCGAGGGGGGGGATACGAGCATGTTTCTTTCCCCGGAGCCGGGTGGGGAGGTGGACCCGCTTCCCGATGACCTCTCGCTGGTGGTCGAGGGAGAGGCAGGCCTTATCGTTCTGCTGGGTTGCGCCCACGCGGGTCTGGTGAACATCCTCAAACATGTCGAAAAGATGCGGCCCGGCAAAAAAATCCACGCCGTTCTCGGAGGGACGCATCTGGGATTTTCCAGCGAGGAGCAGATGGCCGGCACCATTGAAGCCATGAAGGGCATGGGGGTGGAGAAGGTAGGGGCCAGCCACTGCACCGGTCTCGCCGGATCCTGCCGTCTCCGTGAGGCGGTGGGGGACGAAAAGTTTTTCTTCGCCGGCGCCGGTGCGGTGCTGGAAGCGTAG
- a CDS encoding glycogen branching enzyme — protein MDCRKFESRIDGYLRNDLSADDQRKVDSHLETCAVCRETLAEHQALEAILDRAAEWTVDPPPFLTRKIVSNLPASVASGFWSWKVMHPIVAVVSLILALAIGFVGRDVIVGRQPVDVQRAQTIRIIFYSPEASSVALIGDFNDWGQRDVTLAQSSDRGIWEFSMTLKPGVYHYNMLVDGEKWVANPKSASLVPDGFGGYDSVLVVSEKCQDDCT, from the coding sequence ATGGATTGCCGAAAGTTCGAAAGCCGGATCGACGGATACCTTCGCAATGACCTGTCCGCCGACGATCAGCGCAAGGTGGATTCCCACCTTGAGACCTGTGCTGTTTGCAGAGAAACCCTGGCTGAACACCAGGCGTTGGAAGCCATCCTCGACAGGGCCGCCGAGTGGACCGTTGATCCTCCGCCATTCCTCACCCGGAAAATAGTTTCCAATCTGCCGGCCAGTGTAGCTTCCGGTTTCTGGTCGTGGAAGGTAATGCATCCCATTGTTGCGGTCGTTTCCCTGATCCTTGCCCTGGCCATCGGTTTCGTGGGAAGGGACGTCATAGTCGGCAGACAGCCGGTCGATGTTCAACGTGCCCAGACCATCCGGATTATATTCTATTCCCCGGAGGCCTCATCGGTGGCCCTCATCGGGGATTTCAACGATTGGGGACAGAGGGACGTCACCTTGGCGCAGTCCAGCGACAGAGGTATCTGGGAGTTTTCCATGACCCTCAAGCCCGGGGTCTACCACTACAATATGCTGGTCGACGGGGAGAAATGGGTCGCCAACCCCAAATCGGCCTCCCTGGTGCCGGATGGTTTCGGCGGGTATGACTCGGTTCTGGTTGTGAGTGAAAAATGTCAGGACGACTGTACGTAA